A section of the Candidatus Thioglobus autotrophicus genome encodes:
- the tatB gene encoding Sec-independent protein translocase protein TatB, which yields MFDVGFWEFALIGVIALIIVGPERMPGIARTAGKYAGKAKRFIAKIQDDVGEELEVDKLKEQLNAMDKDANIVEIFDETKQAISDIKTDVDKTKS from the coding sequence ATGTTTGACGTTGGATTTTGGGAATTTGCCTTAATAGGTGTTATTGCTCTCATTATTGTGGGCCCAGAGCGCATGCCTGGTATTGCCAGAACGGCAGGAAAGTACGCCGGAAAAGCCAAGCGCTTTATTGCCAAAATTCAAGATGATGTCGGTGAAGAGCTAGAAGTTGACAAGCTTAAAGAGCAACTCAATGCGATGGACAAAGACGCCAATATTGTTGAAATTTTTGATGAAACCAAGCAAGCTATTAGTGACATCAAAACTGATGTTGATAAGACTAAATCATGA
- the tatA gene encoding twin-arginine translocase TatA/TatE family subunit: protein MMPGPFELIIILVIVLLLFGGKRLKNIGGDLGGAIKGFKKSMKEGENDKLDDKEDIIEAKVVEEDKDKEKK from the coding sequence ATGATGCCAGGACCTTTTGAACTAATTATTATTTTAGTCATTGTATTATTACTGTTTGGTGGCAAGCGCCTCAAAAACATCGGTGGTGATTTGGGTGGCGCTATCAAAGGCTTCAAAAAGTCAATGAAAGAAGGTGAGAATGACAAACTTGATGATAAGGAAGATATTATCGAAGCCAAGGTTGTTGAAGAAGATAAAGACAAAGAAAAAAAATAA